In Spirochaetota bacterium, a single window of DNA contains:
- a CDS encoding glycogen synthase GlgA, which translates to INENIPIIGIVSRFAQQKGLHLLFGTIERILENMIVQFAILGSGDKGLEGYFGYLPSKYPGKIGSYIGYNERLAHLIEAGSDFFLMPSIYEPCGLNQIYSLKYGTLP; encoded by the coding sequence AAATCAACGAGAATATACCAATTATTGGAATTGTTTCAAGATTTGCCCAACAAAAAGGTTTGCATTTACTTTTTGGTACAATTGAAAGAATACTCGAAAATATGATTGTTCAATTCGCAATTTTAGGCTCTGGTGATAAAGGTTTAGAAGGATATTTCGGTTATTTACCGTCCAAATATCCTGGTAAAATTGGAAGCTATATCGGTTATAATGAAAGACTGGCTCATTTAATCGAAGCTGGCTCGGACTTCTTTCTAATGCCTTCAATATATGAACCTTGTGGCTTAAACCAAATTTATTCCCTAAAATATGGTACTTTACCTA